The Terriglobia bacterium genomic interval AATCTCATGGTGGACTCCTTTCTCCCCTGCACGGGGATGACAAGGAGTCAATACTATGTCGCTATGGCCTTATGCGGATTCCAGCAAAAAACGGGGCCGGCACGGCAGGACGAGACATAGTCAGGCAGGGTTGATAGTGGCGCCTATGTCTTCAACGACATAGGCGCCACTCGTTTGCAACCCATCTGCTCGATAACGGCACGGATATCAGGAAAATCCAGGAAATTCTAGGCCATGGGGACCTGGCAACCACTGCCAGATATCTCCACATATCGCAGAAACATCTGCAAAGCATCGTGAACCCGCTCGACTCGCTACCGCTCGCGCCCGTCGACAAGAGCTGAACATGCCCAGTCGCCATGGCCAAGCCCGCATTTGAGGTTGCCGATATTGTTCGGGTTCAAGGCGTTCGATTCCTCGAAAAACATGGATCGAGCCTGAACTTCGAACAACACAAAGCGTTTCGTGCCATCAGAGCTTGCCGCACCGCCGCGCTCGGGGGGCACCTGGATTATTGTTCCGGTTGCGGCCAGTACGAGAAGCATTCGTACAACAGTTGCCGGAATCGGAATTGCCCGAAATGCCAGGCCGGATTGCGTCAGCGCTGGATCGCAAAACGGGAACGTGAGGTTTTGGGCGTTCCCTATTTTCATGTGGTCTTCTCTGTACCGCACGAGCTCAATGTCCTGGTGCGGGATAATCAGCGTTCGTTTTACAACCTTCTGTTTTCGGCAACTTCGAAAACAGCACGGGAGGTCGCAGCCGATCCCAAGTGGCTTGGTGCCGAGATCGGGATTCTCAGCACCCTGCATACGTGGGGACAGAACCTCCAGACGCACCCTCATATCCATTGCGTGATTCCGCAAGGCGGACTTGCGCCCGACCACAAAACATGGATTCATCCGCGCTACCGGTTTTTTGTCCCCGTCAAGGTTTTGTCGAAGGTGTTCCGCGGAAAGTTTCTCGATGGATTGATACAACTCTACCGCAAAAAGAAATTGCGGCTGGCTGGGCCGGCGGCTTGCCTGCAGGACGAGAAGTGTTTCGCGACCCTGATCCGGCAGTTATACAACAAGTCATGGGTCGTATATGCCAAACCGGCATTTGGCGGTCCCACACAGGTGATCCGTTATCTGGGAACGTACACACATCGGGTGGCAATCTCCAATCACCGGATCAAAAACTTTGACGGCGAGAAGGTGACGTTTCTCTGGAAAGATTATGCCCACGAGAGCCGCCAAGGGGCGATGGCACTGGATGGCGCCGAGTTCTTGCGCCGTTTCTTTTCGCACGTGCTGCCGAAAGGTTTCGTGCGTATTCGGCAATTTGGATTTCTTGCGAATCGATTCCGTGCGAGGCGGATTGAGCTCTGCCGCGAGCTGATCGGCGATCCCGTGAAACCGAGCCAAACCTCGGGACCGGAACAGGTCCCGAATCCCGAGTTGCGCGAACCCACGGCATGGAGGTGCCCATTGTGCGGCGCCAGAATGATCACGGTGCGGATCTTCAGGCCCGGAGAATGGTGTTCCCGGGGAGATTTTTCTGACGAGAAAATACGTTCAGCAGCGTGAAACGAGAACAGAAATGACCCGAGTAAATATAGGTGTGTTCGCTTCTCTGTAAACGAGGTTTGAAAGCACTATGGCCATTTTGGCATTCCGACCTTTGATGCACGATTCATCTGTTATCCCTGCTCCAAGCTGGATCTGTGCTCAGTACCCAGCAATACTGCAATACGTTCACCAGGATCATATTTTCATTCAAAACCCATAGAGCGTCCGCCGCAAGCAGACAGCGGCTTCCTTCAAGTGGCGTTATCGAAAATGCCTCGGCAATTTCTGCTTGAGCGTAATCCGCAGATTGTGCGCCGAGTCATTTCCGATGAACGCTAACGACTTATCGCTCCTGATCCCTCGCAGCGGGTCCGTAACTTCCCAGATCGGGACTTCGGG includes:
- a CDS encoding IS91 family transposase; this encodes MAKPAFEVADIVRVQGVRFLEKHGSSLNFEQHKAFRAIRACRTAALGGHLDYCSGCGQYEKHSYNSCRNRNCPKCQAGLRQRWIAKREREVLGVPYFHVVFSVPHELNVLVRDNQRSFYNLLFSATSKTAREVAADPKWLGAEIGILSTLHTWGQNLQTHPHIHCVIPQGGLAPDHKTWIHPRYRFFVPVKVLSKVFRGKFLDGLIQLYRKKKLRLAGPAACLQDEKCFATLIRQLYNKSWVVYAKPAFGGPTQVIRYLGTYTHRVAISNHRIKNFDGEKVTFLWKDYAHESRQGAMALDGAEFLRRFFSHVLPKGFVRIRQFGFLANRFRARRIELCRELIGDPVKPSQTSGPEQVPNPELREPTAWRCPLCGARMITVRIFRPGEWCSRGDFSDEKIRSAA